A window of Pseudophryne corroboree isolate aPseCor3 chromosome 12, aPseCor3.hap2, whole genome shotgun sequence contains these coding sequences:
- the LOC134979932 gene encoding paraneoplastic antigen Ma1 homolog — protein MQKEKNPKKCIEIGGNFSEFSDEEVIRTIIDKLYGVKRPKIVDKWREEIAILIEAERELDPCMIPMMIMANEEIGRRWYIIWPKRKDEEVSNAHISTSRDTPERENAHSNTQGNGANVDGSQFETMVDRVVTQLERWHYEESYKKLRIFSGIVPVPLGEETYESWKEAAVQQAEEWQCPDQIKRQRVVESLRGPAMGIIQAARRSNPQATLETYFEALDYAYGTLEDVGDLTSRLHHTFQEPGKKLSAYLIRLDKLLYKIVEKGGITRDEVDRSRMKQLLRGALTTDSVAQKIRCSGTREPILLLMNF, from the coding sequence ATGCAAAAAGAGAAAAATCCTAAAAAGTGTATAGAAATAGGAGGAAATTTCTCTGAATTTTCAGATGAAGAAGTCATTAGAACAATTATAGACAAATTATATGGGGTTAAAAGACCTAAGATTGTGGATAAATGGAGAGAGGAAATAGCCATATTAATAGAAGCTGAAAGGGAGTTAGACCCATGTATGATACCAATGATGATAATGGCAAATGAGGAAATTGGGAGGCGGTGGTATATTATCTGGCCTAAGAGAAAAGATGAGGAAGTTAGTAATGCACACATATCCACTTCTAGGGATACCCCTGAAAGGGAAAATGCACATAGTAATACACAAGGAAATGGTGCAAATGTAGATGGGTCACAGTTTGAGACAATGGTAGATAGAGTGGTTACCCAGTTAGAACGCTGGCACTATGAAGAGAGCTATAAGAAATTACGAATATTTTCGGGGATAGTGCCTGTACCACTAGGTGAAGAAACGTACGAGTCCTGGAAGGAAGCTGCTGTTCAGCAAGCTGAGGAATGGCAATGCCCTGATCAAATAAAAAGGCAAAGAGTGGTTGAAAGCCTAAGAGGGCCTGCCATGGGAATAATACAGGCAGCTAGACGAAGTAATCCACAAGCTACTCTTGAGACGTATTTTGAGGCTCTAGATTATGCCTATGGTACATTAGAGGATGTAGGGGATTTAACATCTAGGTTGCATCATACGTTCCAGGAACCTGGAAAAAAGTTAAGTGCTTACTTAATAAGATTGGACAAACTTTTATACAAGATAGTAGAAAAGGGTGGAATTACCCGGGATGAAGTAGATAGAAGCAGAATGAAACAGTTACTGAGGGGAGCACTGACAACTGATTCTGTGGCCCAGAAGATTAGATGCTCTGGAACAAGGGAACCTATCCTACTTTTAATGAATTTTTAA